The Kluyveromyces marxianus DMKU3-1042 DNA, complete genome, chromosome 7 DNA segment GGTTTTAGCTAATGGTCTTTTGAACTCTGGGAAATTCGAtgggaattggatgaacAAGAATTTGTTAGGTACGTCATTGATCCTGTTcaattttttatatatatgtttgtGATCTTCAAATAGCAGATTGACTTCTTTGAGAACCTCTTCTGCATCCACTgaattgatttcttgttgGAGGTTGAGCACGCGTAGTTTCTCTTTTAGCTggtcttctctttcttttaccACATCAGAAAGCGTCCCGTCCAAGTCTTGGTTTTGATCGTGCTCCAGTTTCACAGGGCCGGGTGTGGGATCTCTCGTATTTAAAGTTGACATTGATTCTTGAACAGCCTTCTGCATGGAATCTACCTTTTCATGATTAATACGTACCGCTCTAACGGGGAAAAGATTCGCTAATTGCTTAGAAGTTCTGGTCTCTTCGTCAATTGGCATGTTTGCAGCCacgtcatcttcatcgcCTTCAAACAAGTTGTCggtttctttcttgaaatcagCCTCTGAATACTCCTTACCCATATTAATCCGCTTACCGGCACTGGAGTCTTCACCGTCTGATGCATTGGCTTCGTCATCAGAAACCGACTTTAAACCTTGCTGTAAAAGACTGCTTTGAGAGCCCTCCGTTTTGATAAACCCATTTCCCCTGGAAGAACCTCCAGAGAAATTCCCTGCTGCCAATGGACCAGAAGTAATCACTCTTGTGTTGTTTAGATACTTTGGTTGTCTTCTTTGACCGCCAGGTGGTTTTTGGGTATACTTTTTCCTCTCAGGTTGCTTCTTAGGCTCCTCTACCTTCAAAACATTAGCATCACGCTCCTCTTTAGATTTACGGGCTACAACTTTTGGCTTGAATTTCAATGCGCTCCCAGATGCCGGCTTTCCACCAGGCTTTCCTTGGGTTAATCCAGGTAAACGTCCACTCATCGCTATTTGTATGTTGCTTTGATCTCTCTTACTAAAGTTCCTTTATAAGAAAGAtggatatttttttcttcctaTTGTGTACCTATGATTCTTATTGTCCAGTGGCAGATGTTTAGATGAAGTTAATGGACTGCTTGGCTTAGCGTAGGTGAATCTTGTCCCTTCAGTACTCTACTCATCGCATTTGTAGCTTGAACTCTCTaaacttttgaatgaaaaaacttgaaaaagcAATGTGGAAAATTTTGTTAAAGCTTACAGAaccatctcatctcatcgcatcgaAAGACTTATAATACAGAAGGATTATTGAATGTGAAGAGGAACTCTCGTTGTTTTGGAAGTGgtttgaaatatatagatCGTCCAGGAAGAAATATAGTATCCAGGAGGTGATCTTAGGTGTTGAAAATGGCTAAGAGAACGGGGAAATCTGTATCTAAACGATCCTCTGGTAGAGAgaatgaggaagaagatccatATGGCTTAAATGAGGTTGATGATTTCGCAAAAAAGAGGGAGAAGGTGATGCTAGAGGATGCTGGTATTAATGAACGTGAAGCGTCGGATAGCGATGATTTTTCTGTTGACGAGGAGGAAGAGGTGTTGGGAATgtctgatgaagaaagtaGCGATGAGgatgttgaagatgaagatgaggatgaggatgaagagTTGGATGGTGAAGCTGCATACAAGAAAGTGTTTGGTaggaaattggaaatggATGAAATACCAGAAGAACGAGAGGAAGGAGGTATGTTAGATAATGACAATGCATGGGGTACATCTAAGTCAGAATACTATGGTGCAGATGATTTAGACGACGAAGAAACAGCTAAGGAGATAGAAAAGGAAGCATTACGTCAACAGAAGAAGCATCTTGAGGATCTCCAAATTGATGACTATCTTGAAGATGaggtagaagaagaatgggtAAAAGAAGCGAAGGCTTTCGATATGGGTCAGTTTCAAGGTCAAAAGGATGATAAGAGTTCCAACCAAGTATCTGCTAAAGATATTCTAAATATGGATGATGAAAGTAAAGAAAACTTTTTGACGACTTCCTTCCCTGAGTATCTCCCTCTATCAAAAGAATTCAGTAAACTTTCGCCCGTTCTTGAGGAACTCATTGCAAAGcaaaaaactgaaaacaACGATTCTCTTCAAGCCAAAATAGTAGCACTATCGTGCTACTTGGGAACGATAAGTACATATTTTGCAGTGTTCTTGCATGAGCTACAGAACAATGAAGATTTTACTACTATGAAAAACCATCCTGTAATGGAACGTATCTTGGAATGTAAGGAAATATGGAGACAGGCTAACGAACTTCCGGAAGTGGATTCTGCGGTATATGAACAGACATCTGGAGTTGAAAGCAATGTTTCCgatattgaagaactttctGAAGAATTGCTACAGGAGCAAGATGAATTGGACGAAGAGGGTTCAAGTGATGGCAGTGAGGATGAAGCCATGGAAGATTCtgaggaggaagaggaagaggaagaagaggactttgatattgaattgTCTGATAGAACAGTTATtaaaaacagaaaagaagaccTACCACAGGATGTCGAtgactttgttgaagatgaaattgCCGATGTTGAtaaacaagagaagaaaaccaGAAAGAAAACTCTTCGTTTCTATACCTCTAAGATTGATCAAAAGGCTAACAAAAAGACAGAAAGATTCAAGGGTGATGACGACATTCCATATAAAGAAAGGTTATACGAAAGACAGCAAAGGcttcttgaagaagctaGAAAACGTGGTTTACATGATAATAAGGCAGCAGACCTCAACAATGAAGACTACAActctgatgatgaaaagacAGCCAAGAATATCAACGACGAAGCTGAAAGTGAATATTACAAGAGCATTAAAGCTGATAGACAACGTAAGAAAGAAGCGCGTATGCAAGCTCATAAGGAAGTTACAAAGGCGGCTAAGGAAGGTAAGTTGGCTGAACTTGCAGAGAACATAACGGAAGATGGTAAGCGTGCTatcaattatcaaattttgaagaacaagggTTTGACaccaaagaggaagaaagagaacaGAAATTCCCGTGtcaaaaagagaaagaagtaCGAAAAGGCTCAAAAGAAACTCAAATCGGTTCGTGCTGTGTACTCTGGTGGCCAATCTGGATCTTACGAAGGTGAAAAGACTGGTATTAAGAAGAATTTGACCAAGTCTgtgaaattcaaaaactaaAATCATTAACTCTATACTGTATCTATACTATTTTGTACCTTGTACCTGAAATAGAATCGCATTTTTTACAcaatttattcttttccattacttttccaaatttaATATCCTAAGAAGCTTCCTTCGTAAAGTTTTATCCTCTACGGTGTTTTCTTGTGAGGTTGGTTCTAAGTCCCACGTTAGAAAGTTCTTCACAATAACTTGATTGGCATGAAACTGCTCTAATTCTTGGGGCGAATACTTTTGGTAATAGCTCGCCATATCAAAACCATTAGTAATATTAACGAATATTTTTTGTGCTCTATCAATGATATCAGATCTTAACCCACAATTTCGTGCACAGTAGATACCATATGAATCTTCTGTAATGCCATTGACCATTTTGTAAAGGAATGtgatattttgttcaaatcCATTAGTAGTTATTTGTGGATTTGAGTCTTTTAATAAAATTTCTGTCTTATAAAATAATACGCCCGGTATATTAGTGGTCAAAATATTGGGGCTGAAAACTTCATGATAATGGGTGCATGCTATCACTCTCGGACAATTTGTATTTTCTGAATATCTTTTAATTATAGCTCCAAATAGCGAAGGACCGTCAATAACATCTGTACCTTTTCCAAATTCATCGATTAAGACTAAACTCCTTACTGTTGCTAAGGATAAACACTTAGACATTTGGTTAGCATCGATTTGAAATGTACTTTGAGTTTTTGAGACCGTCTCTTTAGTGACAATTCTTGTCAAAATTTTATCTACCAAACCAATTCGAGCTCCATCAGCTGGTACGTAGCAGCCAATGTGAGTTAGATACACTATTAGCCCATTTTGAGTCAAGAATACGGACTTGCCTGAAGAGTTTGGACCTGTTATCACTGCAACTCTATGAAATGATTCATCCCAGGTATCAGAATTAAATGGCCCACCATCCATTTCCATATCATTTGGGATATACGTAAGCACGGCACTTTCATATAGAGGATGTCTGCCTTTTTTGATATCTATGATGCcctcttgttcttcaatttcaggTTTAACGTAATTGTGAATCTCACTTGCTCTGGCAAAACCAACTAATACTTCAAGTTCTGCAAAGCATTCGCCtacttgaaaaagaaaacatttcGAGTTCAACACCACAGACTGGAACTCTTGTAAAATTTCTATTTCAAGATCGGAAATAATTGCATGAATATCACCAAAGTGCTCGTCCATCGCCCTATTATCATCGGttttgtaatatataaaatTCTCTTCTCGAAAAACTTCATCCCAGCTAAGTTCCTTTGCCTTAAtcatttcttgaattctGATGTCTACCGACAATAAATATCCAAGTTGCGGTACGTAAATCGCATTTATTGCCATTTCTTCACTATTAAGCTTGTCAAATATAGCTTTTTCACTCTCACTTAGTAAAGATGAGACTAATTCATTTGATTCATTAGCAACGACACTTAAAAtgttttcaagttttgAATAAGTATTTCTGGCTTGATCTAACTGCACATTGATATTATCTTTGATTacaatttgtttttgtaaAATGGATGCTTCTACGTCAATCATTTGTTCCGTTTTTTGAAGTAGTTGCCCTAGAACTGCTTTATCAACATGATATTTAATTTTCTTGAGCAACTCACAATCTATAGAGTCATCATAAATGATGTGACATAATTTTATAATGTCCAAAGCCTTTTCACAAAATCTGTGCCATTGTACCCAAGCATTAAACTTTGAAACGGTTTTGTTTAATGTATTAATTATCCGAAAGATGTTGGGAATCTCCTTTAACGCCTCTTTTAAGTCGTCAAATTGAATAGCATTTTTGTCGTCTAACAATATTTGTATTGTAGATTGGCGCTGTTCGATAAGTTCCTTATTGCATAAAGGAGAAACTAACcactttttcaataaacTTTTCCCCACCTCAGACGTGGTGTAGTTAAGTAAATCGAAAATACATGATGCATTATTTTTGGTATTCTTACCAGAACTGCTCATATTCTCAATGGGTCTGAAGATCTGCAAAGCCTCTAAGGCCTCTTGGTCAAGAAACACTCTatctttcaacaacagctGTTCTACTTTAGTAACTCGACTAAAAAAATTCGGCAAACAATTGTTATTATTCTCGTTACCTTCGTCTGCCAAACTCATGAAAGAGTGATGTTCCATCGATTTTATTATGCACCCTAAAGCAGTTGAAGTCAATTCTATAAGTTTGTCACTTGAGCATATATGATCCAAAATCTGAAACCCTTGAATTTCAATTATTGCATTCTCTTCTTGGAAAGCAATCCAAGCCTGAAAGAAATACTGAATCTTGAATTTATCCCTAGGTTGCATTTGAATCCTGAAATCATAGCTATGACTTAGATATGTTAAGTGTTCGAATAAGGAACCGCCCATATTGCTGgaacaaaccaaaactGTGGGtctattttcatttattaGACCTTCTAATATCATATTGATCTCTGAACAAGATGTTTGGGAATCGTTATTCTTAACTGTTATATCCTGGCTTAAAACAAGAAGTGATTCGCGTTCGAAATCATATATCACAATACCTAAATTGGTCTGAGATAGTTCTAAGCATAATATAACGTCATTTTCCCAGTCAAAACTTTCCTCGCGGAGGGAGTTTCCCATATTTTTGACAGCGAATTGTTGAGAGTTACCTTCGGCGGTTAAGAGTGTTTCATTTGAAGTCtggatattttttttctttgagtCGGTGCTGGGCTCGCTATACGATTGATGGACAAATAGTGGACGTTTTGCAGCTCTGTACATAGTTATTTCTGGTGTATTGAATGAGTTTTGAGGACTTTGTAATAATGATAGTTCACCCCTTTTATGTTATACCATTTATCTTTCTATGTTATTAAAGGAATTGACGCAGGGTagaaaaagataaacaaaaaaaaaaaaaaacaaaattgaCAGGTTAGCCTTGTAGTTTGTCGCCTatgataataaagaataatCCGATGTGCAAGCGACAAGGGCATGTACAATGATGGCCTCCATTGCATTATGTCAAAGGgctaaaaagaagaaaataatatttcaTTAGTGACAATATATTTAAATTGGTAATTAATATTAGTATAGTATTGGAAGGAACAAGGGAATTAGGTGGGGGGAtgaagaggaggaggaggagtGGTAGTAGGCAGCGGTAAAGATCCTGTGACCATGTTATTTTATCTTATTTTTACTTTTGTTGTAATCGACTTTCAGCGATAGAAATCCATTTAGAGACAACTAAAGCTGATTTTCTATGGCGGGACCTGGAGTATTTTTCCAGTATTGACTTGTGACGTGTACTTGCATGTCTACAAGAGTCCAATATCATTGTCGCCAATGGGATCAATTGTTCCTCTGTATAACCGGAGTAGTATATGTGATCATCGGACCAGCCTGTGATTCCAATAATGATTTTACTCAAGTAGTAGGCACCTGCCGCGAGCCACGAAGGAGGAGCCGCCACAAGTTCTGGCTCCATTATCGAGGTCTCTAATAAATATTTCGCAACTGTTCTAGTATCATATTCGTAGTCATCGGCTTTGCTAACCCTTCTTAAGAATGACATCGGTCCCGGCCAGCCGAATTCGAAATTTAGCGTATTGATCATAAATCTTTCTGCCCGTAGAACTTCTTCCCTAGAGTATGCGTTGTCCAGCATGTACAGCATATCCTTTAAGGTTGGGCAGTTGATCTCTTCATATTTGGCTGCAATGAAAAGAGCAGCGGCCCCTACTAGTTGTAACCTGTTCAATGTTACTTGTCGTTTGGATAAAAATCTGTCGACAATGTTTATACATAAAAATAGAGTTTCTGGCAATAACTGGAACCGATCATGAACTTGCACAATCCAGTCTATCAAGGTAGACCTGTAATTCCACGTAAGCTCTGGTTGGTGCTTCATGTACCTTGGATTTGGCGAGAATTTTACCTCCAAGAATCTTAAATGCTTGAAAATATCAGTGGTATATTCCGATACCATTACTGGGTCCCATGTGTCTTCATCTTGGGGATCAGGTTCATCGCGATGTAATCTATTGTATACGTACGCGTATAGTCTCTCTGAGTTTTCTGTTACCACAGGAAGTAACGGGGTGAAATCCTTATCATCTGCGACTCCTCCTCTATCCTTAGAGTCTATCGATTCATCGTCTGTATCTCggtcgtcgtcgtcatcatcaagcTCCACAACTTCTGTGCCGCTTACAAGATCTTCGTCGTCCATATCGTTAGGGATGATGATCTCTGCCTCTTTATCATAGGACATTATCCGAGAATGTGTATTCACTGTGTTTCCAGAAGAGAGAAATGCAGCATGTTCAGGTTGCTGGAAACGTTGTATCCTCTGATCTGCTTCGCCCGTTACAGCCTTTGATGCGTAGCAAGTGGCGTTATTCTCCTTCATCGATACTCCATCGTGGGATTTCAAGGTCTCGCTGTTCGCATACGCTTTCTTGCCCTCATGATCCTCAAACCGGTTAGCCCTATTGTTGATTTGCGTTGTCACATCGCCAAGAGCGACTCTGGCTTGCTGTTGTACTTGCATCATGTACAGGATATAGACTCTTGCACCTGAAATGttcaatcaatcaaaatctCCCAAACTAAAACTCGAATACACACACTGGGTCCTTCTTGAATCGTAGTATATATCGTCTagtagtatagtatagtatactggaaaacaaaaaaacaattgaaaaaacaaaaagaagatgcaAAAAGGAGCTCCACAACAGATCTGTCCGCTACTTTGCTTGTTCTCCGATCACAATCACTGCAAACTATTTGTTGCCTGGTCACTTAATACCTAATATCACCAAATTGAACACCAGCTAACCATAAAattgtttttgtgtttACAAAAAAAGCCATATACAACATACAGGTTTTCAGGTAACATGTTCAACGATGGTGAATATTATTcatgaaaacaaagaaaacgCAGAAACTTgagaaaacgaaaaatgTTCGAATTGAGAAAAGTgtaaacacaaaaaaaaaaaaaaaaaaaaaaacacttcaaaaaaaaaaaaaaaaacaatttaaaaaaaaaaaaaaattaaaaattaaaaaaaaaaaaaaagttaaaaaaaaggattcacacaaaaaatacaagaaGCTAGTTATCATgcatacacatacataccCCAGCATCTATATCTCAAACaagtaattttttttttttgttttaccCCATTAATCTAGAAGTTACTATTTTTGGATATTCTATGGGATTTCGAAGAAACCACAGAAACACTAGAACATTAGGATACTGAAGACATTGGAAACACACCGGAAACACTGGAAACACACTGGAAGCAATATATTGGAAGCAATATAATCAAATCAATCTATAACagaaataaagaaagaaaaaacacaaacaagCGCATGATGCAGGTGTGCGGGTGCTTCCTTGTTCGACGCCCTTGACTTGAACTGCTTTAGGCTTAATACCGAATTTTCGGTGTGGTTTCTCTGAACCCTTGAAGGCGAAAAGGAAACCACTAACCGATGGTCACCCAGGGTTCATTCCGTTTAATGTGGGATTTTTCACACAATGTTCCGTTCCACAACCGCGCTAGCGGGTTTTTATCGCCGGAAACGCTAAATTCTTAGTAagaaagttttttttttgcctttgACGTATATGCAGATTTGATGTTCAAATAGATCATCGTCTGTGGTTTCAAAAAGTTGCAACAGATCTTTTTTAGAGTTTGTAGAAGATCCTTACTTGACACGACCACTTTTATAAAAGAGATAGAAATTGCGATTGGCACATGTCGTTGAAGaaaggagaaaagaagagaagagaattttGGGATATAAgctatattttatataagACCGGAGGGGGCTAGTGAGCAATATGGCACCGTATAGGCTGAAACTGATAACGAAGCGAGTTTTGCTCATTGTGTTGATCGTGGGTGCGCtcaacattttcttctttctcgGTGACCTAAAAAGTGCTTTGTTCCATGGACACTTGGGAAGAAATATAGCAGCTCGAGAGCGAGCTGCCATTCGAAATACTATTTCCAGGGTTGACAGGACGGTGGCCAGTGATGCTTTCTTTAATGCCCTGTTCAGTCAGTTGGAAGCAGCTGCGCCAGTTAAGAGAGAATTTGACTGGAAATATACAAGAGTTGGAGGGTGTGATATAGGGGACGTTGGGGTCGATACGGCAAACAGGGATACTCGATTGTCGTATGAGAATCTTGCAAGGTGCTTGGAGCTTCCGGAGAAGAATTACATGTCCTTGAAGAATTCTCATGCAAAGTTCGTTGACTATGTGAACAAAATCGACACCTCTTCCAAGACCTTGGATATCATATACCCTACGAAACG contains these protein-coding regions:
- the CLB3 gene encoding B-type cyclin CLB3; this translates as MMQVQQQARVALGDVTTQINNRANRFEDHEGKKAYANSETLKSHDGVSMKENNATCYASKAVTGEADQRIQRFQQPEHAAFLSSGNTVNTHSRIMSYDKEAEIIIPNDMDDEDLVSGTEVVELDDDDDDRDTDDESIDSKDRGGVADDKDFTPLLPVVTENSERLYAYVYNRLHRDEPDPQDEDTWDPVMVSEYTTDIFKHLRFLEVKFSPNPRYMKHQPELTWNYRSTLIDWIVQVHDRFQLLPETLFLCINIVDRFLSKRQVTLNRLQLVGAAALFIAAKYEEINCPTLKDMLYMLDNAYSREEVLRAERFMINTLNFEFGWPGPMSFLRRVSKADDYEYDTRTVAKYLLETSIMEPELVAAPPSWLAAGAYYLSKIIIGITGWSDDHIYYSGYTEEQLIPLATMILDSCRHASTRHKSILEKYSRSRHRKSALVVSKWISIAESRLQQK
- the RPC53 gene encoding DNA-directed RNA polymerase III subunit C53; translated protein: MSGRLPGLTQGKPGGKPASGSALKFKPKVVARKSKEERDANVLKVEEPKKQPERKKYTQKPPGGQRRQPKYLNNTRVITSGPLAAGNFSGGSSRGNGFIKTEGSQSSLLQQGLKSVSDDEANASDGEDSSAGKRINMGKEYSEADFKKETDNLFEGDEDDVAANMPIDEETRTSKQLANLFPVRAVRINHEKVDSMQKAVQESMSTLNTRDPTPGPVKLEHDQNQDLDGTLSDVVKEREDQLKEKLRVLNLQQEINSVDAEEVLKEVNLLFEDHKHIYKKLNRINDVPNKFLFIQFPSNFPEFKRPLAKTQDTVVENKEEETSKASDEDSKDGKQPKTKKNAPESPQPLVGNVGSIRVHKSGKLSVKIGNVVMDISRGAESTFLQDVVSLDLEGQEAELLGQIDGRAVVTPHI
- the SAS10 gene encoding rRNA-processing protein SAS10 gives rise to the protein MAKRTGKSVSKRSSGRENEEEDPYGLNEVDDFAKKREKVMLEDAGINEREASDSDDFSVDEEEEVLGMSDEESSDEDVEDEDEDEDEELDGEAAYKKVFGRKLEMDEIPEEREEGGMLDNDNAWGTSKSEYYGADDLDDEETAKEIEKEALRQQKKHLEDLQIDDYLEDEVEEEWVKEAKAFDMGQFQGQKDDKSSNQVSAKDILNMDDESKENFLTTSFPEYLPLSKEFSKLSPVLEELIAKQKTENNDSLQAKIVALSCYLGTISTYFAVFLHELQNNEDFTTMKNHPVMERILECKEIWRQANELPEVDSAVYEQTSGVESNVSDIEELSEELLQEQDELDEEGSSDGSEDEAMEDSEEEEEEEEEDFDIELSDRTVIKNRKEDLPQDVDDFVEDEIADVDKQEKKTRKKTLRFYTSKIDQKANKKTERFKGDDDIPYKERLYERQQRLLEEARKRGLHDNKAADLNNEDYNSDDEKTAKNINDEAESEYYKSIKADRQRKKEARMQAHKEVTKAAKEGKLAELAENITEDGKRAINYQILKNKGLTPKRKKENRNSRVKKRKKYEKAQKKLKSVRAVYSGGQSGSYEGEKTGIKKNLTKSVKFKN
- the MSH5 gene encoding MutS family protein MSH5, which codes for MYRAAKRPLFVHQSYSEPSTDSKKKNIQTSNETLLTAEGNSQQFAVKNMGNSLREESFDWENDVILCLELSQTNLGIVIYDFERESLLVLSQDITVKNNDSQTSCSEINMILEGLINENRPTVLVCSSNMGGSLFEHLTYLSHSYDFRIQMQPRDKFKIQYFFQAWIAFQEENAIIEIQGFQILDHICSSDKLIELTSTALGCIIKSMEHHSFMSLADEGNENNNNCLPNFFSRVTKVEQLLLKDRVFLDQEALEALQIFRPIENMSSSGKNTKNNASCIFDLLNYTTSEVGKSLLKKWLVSPLCNKELIEQRQSTIQILLDDKNAIQFDDLKEALKEIPNIFRIINTLNKTVSKFNAWVQWHRFCEKALDIIKLCHIIYDDSIDCELLKKIKYHVDKAVLGQLLQKTEQMIDVEASILQKQIVIKDNINVQLDQARNTYSKLENILSVVANESNELVSSLLSESEKAIFDKLNSEEMAINAIYVPQLGYLLSVDIRIQEMIKAKELSWDEVFREENFIYYKTDDNRAMDEHFGDIHAIISDLEIEILQEFQSVVLNSKCFLFQVGECFAELEVLVGFARASEIHNYVKPEIEEQEGIIDIKKGRHPLYESAVLTYIPNDMEMDGGPFNSDTWDESFHRVAVITGPNSSGKSVFLTQNGLIVYLTHIGCYVPADGARIGLVDKILTRIVTKETVSKTQSTFQIDANQMSKCLSLATVRSLVLIDEFGKGTDVIDGPSLFGAIIKRYSENTNCPRVIACTHYHEVFSPNILTTNIPGVLFYKTEILLKDSNPQITTNGFEQNITFLYKMVNGITEDSYGIYCARNCGLRSDIIDRAQKIFVNITNGFDMASYYQKYSPQELEQFHANQVIVKNFLTWDLEPTSQENTVEDKTLRRKLLRILNLEK